In a genomic window of Roseiflexus castenholzii DSM 13941:
- a CDS encoding PAS domain-containing hybrid sensor histidine kinase/response regulator, whose product MSVSEQSQDRLHEPSSLTTLITLLLGFALILAIVSTGICFISGNLTGAAIAVIAAIAGLLLALVRRLALRRHSHAAVMLFAITLLLGAIASVWVEPASAPVAVLIPPLILITTVQYLERRNVGPVIFLISLATVVLAIGSEAAQPWFATREPLAPVLRITALVGAILLLAAILWRFSSRLHATLVRLEAANAALRESEARYRSVVEDQTDLICRAQSDGMITLVNDASCRYWGLTRDEIIGSDLRRFVHPDDIPRVNHHFESLTSESPVGTIELRVIPPGSEVRWQRWTVRALYNGARRVGYQLVGRDITERKRMEEHLFRSERQFKTIAENAPDIISRYDLQGRYLYVNPAFEQATGITGAEIMGKTQRERGVPEHIAQLWDSRFQAAIETRSVQTIEFDLQMPSGHRFYETRIVPELGPNGTVESLLALSRDVTERRKNELVLQHRQKLESMGVMAQGIAHQFNNLLGIMLNNAELALTTLSPQAPERLLIESIVCAGRRAAVITRQMLTYVGHSPLQTTLVHLNDLIEEMAALLQASIPTGVTLVYRLSDHDLLVEGDAAQLRQVLLNLTINAAEAIEGRPGEVVISTDARFVERSFLVTTIGTPDLTDGTYAALSVSDNGCGMDAATLERIFDPFFSTKFIGRGLGLPATLGIVRGHHGAIHVASAPGEGTTVTVFLPIAHQPSIRTGLSPQTRTAASSGYSKIFLVVDDEESVRAVTARMLEWMGHPALTTGDVETAIILARQHCEHLACILLDLTMPDRDLYQTVRDFRQTCPDAPIILMSGYTEDIASRRFSHLALNGFLQKPFTSYELQGAIDCALAAI is encoded by the coding sequence CGTGTCGGAACAGTCTCAGGATCGGCTGCATGAACCATCATCACTGACCACACTGATCACCCTGCTGTTGGGGTTTGCCCTGATCCTCGCCATTGTCAGCACGGGAATCTGCTTCATCAGCGGCAACCTGACCGGTGCTGCAATTGCGGTCATTGCCGCCATCGCCGGATTACTCCTCGCGCTGGTGCGCCGCCTGGCGCTACGCCGCCACAGCCACGCCGCAGTGATGCTGTTCGCCATCACTCTCTTGCTGGGCGCAATAGCCAGTGTCTGGGTGGAACCGGCCAGTGCGCCGGTTGCTGTCCTTATTCCGCCGCTCATTCTGATCACAACGGTGCAATATCTCGAACGCCGCAATGTTGGACCCGTGATCTTTCTCATCAGTCTTGCCACTGTGGTCCTTGCCATTGGCAGCGAGGCGGCGCAACCGTGGTTTGCCACGCGCGAGCCGCTTGCGCCTGTCCTTCGCATCACCGCACTGGTTGGCGCCATACTTCTCCTGGCAGCGATCCTCTGGCGCTTCAGTTCGCGCCTTCACGCCACACTGGTGCGTCTCGAAGCCGCTAATGCCGCTTTGCGCGAGAGTGAGGCGCGGTATCGTTCCGTTGTCGAAGACCAGACCGACCTGATCTGCCGCGCACAATCTGATGGCATGATTACCCTGGTCAATGACGCCAGTTGTCGCTACTGGGGATTGACACGCGATGAAATCATCGGCAGCGATTTGCGGCGGTTCGTCCACCCCGATGATATTCCGCGCGTCAATCATCACTTCGAATCGCTCACCTCTGAGTCGCCGGTGGGAACTATTGAACTTCGAGTCATTCCACCGGGCAGCGAGGTGCGCTGGCAGCGATGGACCGTCCGCGCACTCTACAATGGCGCACGCCGCGTCGGGTACCAGTTGGTCGGGCGCGACATCACCGAGCGCAAACGCATGGAAGAACATTTGTTTCGCAGTGAGCGTCAGTTCAAAACCATTGCCGAAAACGCGCCCGACATTATTTCGCGGTACGATCTCCAGGGACGCTACCTGTACGTCAATCCGGCGTTTGAACAGGCAACCGGGATAACCGGTGCGGAAATCATGGGCAAAACGCAGCGCGAACGCGGCGTGCCCGAACATATTGCCCAACTGTGGGACTCCCGTTTCCAGGCAGCCATCGAGACCCGATCCGTTCAGACGATCGAGTTTGATCTTCAAATGCCATCGGGTCATCGTTTTTATGAGACGCGCATCGTGCCTGAACTTGGTCCTAATGGCACTGTTGAGTCTTTGCTGGCGCTTTCGCGCGATGTGACGGAGCGGCGCAAAAACGAACTTGTTCTGCAACACCGTCAGAAACTCGAAAGCATGGGGGTTATGGCGCAGGGCATCGCCCATCAGTTCAACAATCTGCTTGGTATTATGCTGAACAATGCCGAACTGGCTCTCACGACGCTTTCACCGCAGGCGCCGGAGCGGCTCTTGATCGAATCTATCGTCTGCGCCGGTCGACGCGCGGCGGTTATCACGCGCCAGATGCTGACCTACGTAGGGCATAGCCCATTGCAGACCACTCTCGTACACTTGAACGACCTGATCGAAGAAATGGCAGCACTCTTGCAGGCATCGATTCCAACCGGCGTCACGCTGGTCTATCGCCTGAGCGACCACGATCTGTTGGTGGAAGGGGATGCCGCCCAACTCCGACAGGTCCTGCTCAATCTGACCATCAATGCGGCAGAAGCCATCGAAGGCAGACCCGGCGAAGTTGTGATTTCAACCGATGCCCGCTTTGTTGAGCGCTCGTTCCTGGTGACAACGATTGGAACCCCTGATCTGACCGACGGAACGTATGCGGCGCTGTCTGTCAGCGACAATGGATGCGGCATGGACGCTGCAACCCTTGAACGAATCTTTGACCCTTTCTTCAGCACCAAATTTATCGGTCGCGGTTTGGGGTTGCCTGCAACGTTGGGCATTGTGCGCGGACATCACGGCGCCATCCACGTCGCCAGTGCGCCCGGTGAGGGAACGACCGTCACCGTCTTTCTGCCGATAGCGCATCAACCATCCATCCGCACCGGTTTGTCGCCTCAGACCCGCACGGCGGCAAGTTCGGGCTATTCAAAAATCTTTCTGGTCGTCGATGATGAAGAGAGTGTGCGCGCCGTTACGGCGCGCATGCTGGAGTGGATGGGACATCCAGCGCTCACAACCGGCGATGTCGAGACGGCGATCATTCTCGCGCGACAACATTGCGAACACCTGGCGTGCATCCTGCTCGACCTGACGATGCCTGATCGTGATCTCTATCAGACGGTCAGAGATTTCCGGCAGACATGCCCCGATGCGCCGATCATTCTGATGAGCGGGTATACCGAAGATATTGCCAGCCGACGTTTCTCGCACCTTGCGTTGAATGGCTTTCTGCAAAAACCGTTCACTTCATACGAACTCCAAGGCGCCATCGACTGTGCGCTGGCTGCAATCTGA
- a CDS encoding glycosyltransferase family 39 protein: MSGIIPTSMKPSSAHRPDRRLVAHLPLLPILATAAIFRIALWGALPRQGLISDEGEYLSAAWWLAHGRGFDWHQGYLWTRAPLYPIFLAAHLRLFGDQATAIFATQTVLSLISVVLIAALARRIAPPELKSAPLIAAVLASIYLPFVIYPQMFLSETLYICLVLGGMLALLHSQAQPAHALPDRSAHSLVGSIAAGILFGLATLTRSQTLLALPVIAGWAVMTRRRDLRRALLFLATATIVIAPWTAYNSRIYGGFIPVDTSGAFNLLIGAWSAHDGERRDAPTRDFVLAMFPDRRTAPPAETCLPHPGPQPNQAARQSAMVREGLCLIADRPQAFVQKSLIELVDLFRINYTGAERLTDGFSTGRLPVWYVLMTFLLDDTLYVLALPLGIIGWALARRSVSVSSAPVLLMGVWLIFNVLLAPLLFAINRFRMPLLPFMFILAAVTINTLIRHRDRFFAPLRTRYGIACATLAAALTLIAASPHACLEPRPPGSDSQWASYLGPYPSSLAITRIALAARPFALEDARFLAALQSGDLVTAEAILQRGTPGRDTARLGAALIAAHQGRYREALARLPPPNALIDAQDVKGSVVRGDLLRSIGDEAGARAAFTPRHVDAANPVEWAWDWLHPAPTHVIDLGGNLDLGYIRGCYLGEGDAAERRTYRWCTDGALLRFPGAGRAYSQRLTFIVDGRGWPADLRPDSPVRVLIGGNQVGTFPANPDGVRAFEVTLPPMTEGADVVVELHGPVFVPDAARYLSQQGEAAVGQVHRLMVRLDRVEIGKN, from the coding sequence ATGTCGGGTATAATCCCGACATCTATGAAACCGTCGTCTGCACATCGTCCTGACCGGCGCCTTGTTGCGCATCTGCCGCTCCTGCCGATCCTGGCAACAGCAGCGATCTTCCGTATTGCGCTGTGGGGAGCGTTACCCCGCCAGGGGCTGATATCCGATGAAGGCGAATACCTGTCGGCTGCCTGGTGGCTGGCGCACGGACGCGGTTTCGACTGGCACCAGGGATACCTGTGGACGCGCGCGCCGCTCTATCCGATCTTTCTGGCAGCGCATCTTCGTCTGTTCGGCGATCAAGCCACTGCGATATTCGCAACACAAACCGTGCTCAGTTTGATCAGTGTTGTGCTGATCGCTGCGCTTGCCCGACGGATTGCGCCGCCTGAATTGAAATCTGCGCCGTTGATTGCGGCTGTGCTTGCCAGCATCTATCTTCCCTTCGTCATCTACCCGCAGATGTTCCTCTCCGAAACCCTCTATATCTGCCTTGTGCTCGGAGGTATGCTGGCGCTGCTTCACAGCCAAGCGCAACCAGCGCATGCGCTGCCCGACAGGTCGGCACACTCGCTCGTCGGGTCGATTGCTGCCGGTATCCTGTTCGGACTGGCGACACTCACGCGCAGCCAGACACTTCTGGCGCTGCCAGTGATTGCCGGCTGGGCAGTGATGACCAGGAGACGCGATCTGCGGCGCGCACTGTTATTCCTGGCGACTGCCACAATCGTCATTGCGCCCTGGACGGCATACAACTCACGGATCTATGGCGGGTTCATTCCGGTGGACACCAGCGGCGCCTTCAACCTGCTTATCGGCGCGTGGTCGGCGCACGATGGAGAACGACGCGACGCGCCAACCCGCGATTTCGTGTTGGCGATGTTTCCTGATCGGCGCACAGCGCCGCCTGCCGAAACCTGCCTGCCTCACCCCGGACCGCAACCGAATCAGGCAGCGCGCCAGTCCGCTATGGTCCGCGAGGGTCTCTGCCTGATTGCGGATCGACCGCAGGCATTTGTGCAAAAATCACTGATCGAGCTCGTTGATCTCTTCCGCATCAATTACACCGGCGCTGAACGTTTGACCGATGGCTTCTCAACCGGTCGTTTGCCGGTCTGGTATGTTCTGATGACCTTTTTGCTCGACGATACGCTGTACGTGCTTGCCCTGCCGCTGGGAATCATTGGATGGGCGCTGGCGCGGCGTTCTGTGTCCGTTTCCAGTGCACCGGTATTGCTGATGGGGGTCTGGCTGATCTTCAACGTCCTGCTGGCGCCGTTGCTGTTTGCCATCAACCGTTTTCGCATGCCACTGCTGCCATTCATGTTCATTCTTGCGGCGGTGACGATCAATACGCTCATTCGCCATCGTGATCGGTTCTTCGCTCCATTACGCACACGCTACGGCATTGCCTGTGCAACGCTTGCTGCGGCGCTGACCCTGATCGCCGCCTCGCCGCATGCCTGCCTGGAGCCGCGCCCGCCGGGCAGTGATTCACAGTGGGCGTCGTACCTGGGACCGTACCCGTCGAGTCTGGCGATCACCCGCATCGCACTTGCGGCGCGCCCGTTCGCGCTGGAGGATGCGCGCTTTCTGGCGGCGTTACAATCCGGCGATCTTGTGACAGCCGAAGCCATTTTGCAGCGCGGGACGCCAGGGCGCGACACGGCACGGTTGGGCGCCGCGCTGATTGCCGCTCATCAGGGTCGGTACCGCGAGGCGCTGGCACGGCTGCCGCCTCCCAATGCACTCATCGATGCACAGGATGTGAAAGGCAGCGTGGTGCGCGGCGATCTGCTGCGGAGCATCGGCGACGAGGCAGGCGCGCGCGCGGCGTTCACGCCACGGCATGTCGATGCCGCCAACCCGGTCGAGTGGGCTTGGGATTGGTTGCATCCGGCGCCAACCCACGTCATCGATCTGGGAGGGAATCTTGATCTGGGGTATATTCGGGGTTGCTACCTCGGCGAAGGCGACGCCGCTGAACGGAGAACGTATCGCTGGTGTACTGATGGCGCGCTATTGCGCTTTCCCGGCGCCGGACGCGCATATTCGCAGCGCCTGACATTCATTGTCGATGGGCGCGGATGGCCCGCCGATCTGCGTCCCGACTCACCGGTGCGTGTCCTGATCGGCGGGAATCAGGTCGGCACATTTCCGGCAAACCCGGACGGGGTGCGCGCCTTCGAGGTAACTCTGCCGCCGATGACGGAAGGCGCGGATGTTGTCGTCGAACTGCACGGACCGGTTTTCGTTCCTGATGCGGCGCGCTATCTGAGCCAGCAGGGCGAAGCAGCCGTCGGACAGGTACACCGGTTGATGGTGCGGCTGGATCGGGTCGAGATTGGGAAGAACTGA
- a CDS encoding ArnT family glycosyltransferase, producing MAVIGIMALALMLRLLVWRWHEMYPLGGDEQEYLNQALTLLRTRQYVELRLMRPPLYAIFLAACIVAFDLLIQNLRLVQAIISAATIAPLYLLTMRLFDNRRIAIVAGLLAALNYTLAFTATELLTETLFLFAVTTIFALLSCSTSASRWRALIASICLGALALLRSVALPLLALGAIWLGLQAGKRAATTFALTAILVIAPWTLRNYLTYDALIIIDTTGAENLWLDNDPAGREVVKRQLYALGNDMAARQRLATERGIAAIRANPDYVAAKVWSEARRFTALQFFDDMRNRPAIWVPPLQVWLRLILGDGLWLVILLGGAMGLWLAPARRWTLIIAAPWTLYVVLTTLIFHVEPRYRLPIYPALIPYAAWLIVRLSMWRMPTKRRMPAMMAAGATCIALIAMTLAHRPYVAEAWMLAQKHIYLWQADRALDRGDLDTARAAAGAALQLDDRSALARVILARIDLATGRPEAALALLNAALTAIPDHPYAHLLRGAVYRLEGNDRAARRDLRYETASLEDLQRWAWDIFRPFAPPPNALNIGDLDLGYVRGFHFAENGGFRWTTDHADILLAAQSDGLLELRLSGDRLPGAPPAEVVFHIDGIESGRMTVSRGWHTARFPLPPGAADDGQILVSIQSTIYRPRSIDRTSPDNRPLGVAIDEARIVDAP from the coding sequence ATGGCAGTCATCGGGATCATGGCGCTTGCGCTGATGCTACGGCTACTGGTATGGCGCTGGCACGAGATGTATCCTCTGGGAGGCGACGAGCAGGAATACCTGAATCAGGCGTTGACGCTGCTACGGACGCGGCAATATGTCGAACTGCGCCTGATGCGTCCGCCACTCTACGCCATTTTTCTGGCGGCGTGCATCGTTGCCTTCGATTTGCTCATCCAGAACCTGCGTCTGGTGCAGGCGATCATCAGCGCCGCCACGATTGCGCCGCTCTATCTGCTGACAATGCGCCTGTTCGACAACCGGCGCATCGCCATTGTCGCCGGGTTGCTGGCGGCGCTGAACTATACGCTGGCGTTCACAGCCACTGAACTGCTGACCGAAACCCTTTTTCTCTTTGCGGTGACAACCATCTTCGCACTCCTGTCGTGCAGCACGTCCGCTTCTCGATGGCGAGCGCTCATCGCCAGCATATGCCTGGGAGCGCTGGCGCTCCTGCGTTCGGTTGCGCTGCCGCTGCTGGCATTGGGTGCGATCTGGCTGGGATTGCAGGCTGGAAAGCGTGCTGCGACAACCTTCGCGCTGACCGCCATCCTGGTCATTGCTCCCTGGACGCTGCGCAATTATCTGACCTACGATGCGCTCATCATTATCGACACGACCGGTGCAGAAAATTTGTGGCTCGATAATGATCCCGCCGGTCGTGAAGTGGTCAAGCGCCAGTTGTATGCCCTTGGCAACGACATGGCGGCGAGACAGCGCCTGGCAACTGAACGTGGGATTGCCGCCATTCGCGCCAATCCCGACTACGTCGCCGCGAAAGTCTGGAGCGAAGCGCGTCGCTTTACCGCGCTCCAGTTCTTCGACGATATGCGCAACCGTCCGGCAATCTGGGTCCCGCCGTTGCAGGTCTGGCTGCGCCTGATCCTCGGCGATGGTCTCTGGCTTGTCATCCTGCTCGGCGGCGCCATGGGTCTCTGGCTGGCGCCTGCGCGTCGCTGGACGCTTATCATAGCTGCACCGTGGACGCTCTATGTTGTGCTGACAACCCTGATCTTCCATGTCGAACCGCGGTATCGGCTGCCCATCTATCCGGCGCTCATTCCCTATGCCGCCTGGCTGATTGTGCGTCTGAGCATGTGGCGGATGCCGACGAAGCGCCGCATGCCGGCAATGATGGCGGCTGGAGCGACATGCATCGCTCTCATCGCCATGACACTGGCACACCGCCCTTATGTGGCGGAAGCCTGGATGCTGGCACAGAAACATATCTATCTCTGGCAGGCAGATCGCGCGCTTGATCGGGGCGATCTGGATACTGCACGCGCCGCAGCCGGGGCAGCACTTCAACTCGATGACCGTTCCGCCCTGGCGCGCGTCATTCTGGCGCGCATCGACCTGGCAACGGGTCGTCCCGAGGCGGCGCTTGCACTCCTGAATGCAGCCCTGACAGCCATCCCTGATCATCCCTATGCCCACCTGCTCCGCGGCGCTGTGTATCGCCTGGAAGGGAATGATCGCGCAGCGCGGCGAGACCTGCGCTACGAAACGGCATCGCTCGAAGACTTGCAACGCTGGGCATGGGATATCTTTCGCCCTTTTGCGCCGCCGCCGAACGCGCTGAACATCGGCGACCTCGATCTGGGGTATGTTCGTGGGTTCCATTTCGCCGAAAATGGCGGTTTCCGCTGGACGACCGACCACGCCGACATCCTGCTGGCGGCACAGTCCGATGGTCTGCTCGAATTGCGGCTCAGCGGAGACCGATTGCCCGGAGCTCCGCCTGCGGAGGTCGTTTTCCACATCGATGGCATCGAGTCCGGTCGAATGACGGTGTCGCGGGGCTGGCATACGGCGCGATTTCCGTTGCCGCCCGGCGCTGCCGATGACGGTCAGATACTGGTGAGCATCCAGAGCACGATCTATCGTCCACGCAGCATCGACCGGACGAGTCCAGACAATCGCCCGCTTGGGGTCGCCATTGATGAGGCGCGGATCGTGGATGCGCCATAA
- a CDS encoding phospholipid carrier-dependent glycosyltransferase, with translation MNASSKERLVLLLILAYALVLRLLLWSQPLHEPANDEVEYITVARDLLDGRGWSFYDRYHWLRAPLYPLFLAASWGLAGDDGWPRATRALHLAALPNILLSVLSVSLAYALTARLVNRRAALLAALITATLWTHATFASLYMSETLFTVLFQIGLLGLVQAGDRQPTAKRWLLIIAAGVALGLAALTRSLALLFLPIAAGWLAVHLHRQRSGLPHRPATPLLAAVVLLASAGAVIAPWTIRNYQAYGGFILIETGLSYNLWVFNEPHEDRETIHRILENISNPVERANDATERGLERLREDPMIIARKLWPNWVFLARIKPIQDRFLMESYYADVDLPLFVAALIFDDLLYVLIAFGAIVGLTHAVRLRRQALHTHQCCRLPVAPAILCLLWIGYAIATMLLTHGEARYRHFLFPALIPYAAWTFTALKRGAACFARGRVIAIAPLMGVFLWTVLTAYPWGWAVENLTRGSRALAGDVWMALGAPDRAADAYLSALAAKATPDGWLRLGAAHLARGDIERARVAYRAAWDASRAYYIASAHLGDLERSLGNLDEARRAFAGAYADEQRVLDWSWRMLGRNPPTSLDVGDGLDFGYVGGVYPAEELLSRQARWSAGRALLRLGGLDARAPVVLTLRLAAPHPNRPSIPVRICITGTCRQIEAHAGWRTYTLMVERRNTPALVEVHSPTFMAADGRRLGVIIDWAAMIPLTGRER, from the coding sequence ATGAACGCTTCGTCGAAGGAACGCCTGGTCCTGCTACTCATTCTCGCATATGCGCTGGTTCTGCGCCTCCTGCTCTGGAGCCAACCGCTCCATGAACCAGCCAATGATGAGGTCGAGTACATTACCGTAGCGCGCGATCTGCTGGACGGGCGCGGCTGGTCGTTCTACGACCGATACCACTGGCTACGCGCGCCACTCTATCCGCTCTTTCTGGCAGCGTCCTGGGGGCTGGCAGGCGATGACGGCTGGCCCCGCGCCACGCGCGCCCTGCATTTGGCGGCGCTGCCCAATATCCTCTTGAGCGTTCTGAGCGTCTCCCTGGCATATGCGCTGACTGCCCGGTTGGTGAACCGACGGGCGGCGCTCCTGGCGGCGCTGATCACTGCGACGCTCTGGACACACGCTACATTTGCCAGCCTGTACATGTCGGAAACGCTCTTTACCGTGCTGTTCCAGATCGGACTACTCGGTCTGGTTCAGGCTGGTGACCGGCAACCAACGGCGAAACGCTGGTTGTTGATCATTGCGGCAGGCGTGGCGCTAGGGCTTGCGGCGCTCACCCGATCGCTGGCGCTGCTGTTTCTGCCAATTGCCGCAGGCTGGTTGGCAGTTCACCTGCACCGGCAGCGGTCAGGTCTTCCCCATCGACCGGCGACGCCGTTGCTGGCGGCTGTCGTCCTTCTGGCGAGCGCAGGGGCGGTTATCGCACCCTGGACAATCCGCAACTACCAGGCGTATGGCGGTTTTATTCTCATCGAAACGGGTCTCTCGTACAACCTATGGGTATTCAACGAACCACACGAGGATCGTGAGACTATCCATCGGATCCTTGAAAACATCAGCAACCCGGTGGAGCGGGCGAACGATGCCACTGAACGCGGGCTGGAGCGTCTGCGCGAAGACCCCATGATTATCGCGCGCAAACTCTGGCCCAACTGGGTCTTTCTGGCGCGCATCAAGCCCATCCAGGATCGCTTTCTCATGGAAAGTTACTACGCGGATGTCGATCTGCCACTGTTCGTTGCAGCGTTGATCTTCGATGATCTGCTGTACGTCCTGATCGCCTTTGGAGCAATCGTCGGTCTGACGCACGCGGTGCGCCTGCGGCGACAGGCATTGCACACGCATCAATGCTGTCGTCTGCCGGTGGCTCCTGCCATCCTCTGCCTGCTCTGGATTGGCTACGCAATCGCCACGATGCTGCTGACGCATGGTGAAGCGCGCTACCGGCATTTTTTGTTTCCGGCGCTCATTCCATATGCAGCATGGACGTTCACGGCACTGAAGCGCGGCGCCGCCTGTTTCGCGCGTGGGCGGGTGATTGCAATCGCACCGTTGATGGGGGTATTTCTCTGGACGGTGTTGACCGCTTACCCATGGGGGTGGGCAGTCGAAAACCTGACGCGCGGCAGCCGCGCGCTGGCAGGGGATGTCTGGATGGCGCTTGGCGCGCCGGATCGAGCGGCAGACGCCTACCTGAGCGCGCTGGCAGCGAAAGCCACCCCCGACGGTTGGTTGCGTTTGGGTGCGGCGCACCTGGCGCGCGGCGACATCGAGCGGGCGCGGGTGGCTTACCGCGCGGCGTGGGATGCGAGCCGCGCCTACTATATTGCCAGCGCGCACCTTGGCGATCTGGAGCGTTCGCTTGGCAACCTGGACGAGGCGCGGCGCGCCTTTGCCGGAGCATATGCCGACGAGCAGCGGGTGCTCGACTGGTCGTGGCGCATGCTTGGGCGGAATCCGCCAACATCGCTGGACGTTGGCGACGGTCTCGATTTCGGGTACGTTGGAGGCGTGTACCCTGCCGAAGAACTTTTGAGCAGACAGGCGCGCTGGAGCGCCGGGCGGGCATTGCTGCGACTGGGAGGACTCGACGCGCGCGCCCCGGTAGTGTTGACGCTCCGGCTGGCGGCGCCCCATCCGAACCGACCAAGTATTCCTGTGCGCATCTGTATCACAGGGACGTGCCGACAAATTGAAGCGCATGCCGGGTGGCGCACGTACACCCTGATGGTCGAGCGACGCAACACACCGGCGCTTGTCGAAGTGCATAGCCCGACATTCATGGCTGCCGACGGACGGCGACTGGGGGTGATCATCGATTGGGCGGCGATGATTCCACTTACCGGGAGAGAGCGCTGA
- a CDS encoding DNA methyltransferase produces MATDIETGVDCRNLPYDSGSIDCVVLDPPYMEGLFRRSERHLAGAGTYAAFRSTYSNGEPTVEGPKYHEAVLDLYCKAGNEAHRVLRPYGILIVKCQDEVSANIQHLTHVEIIINYQSLGFYTKDLFVLVRPNKPAVSRMKKQEHARKKSFLFSGIR; encoded by the coding sequence TTGGCAACGGATATAGAGACTGGCGTTGATTGCCGAAATTTACCCTATGATTCGGGTTCTATCGACTGCGTTGTGCTCGATCCGCCCTATATGGAAGGTCTCTTTCGCCGATCGGAACGTCACCTGGCAGGTGCAGGCACATATGCCGCCTTTCGTTCGACGTACTCAAACGGAGAACCGACCGTTGAGGGTCCGAAGTACCACGAAGCAGTCCTCGATCTCTATTGCAAGGCGGGAAATGAGGCTCATCGCGTATTACGTCCGTATGGAATATTGATCGTCAAGTGCCAGGACGAGGTTAGTGCGAATATTCAGCACCTTACTCATGTCGAGATTATCATCAACTATCAATCCCTTGGATTCTATACAAAAGATCTCTTTGTTCTTGTCCGTCCGAACAAACCGGCAGTGAGTCGCATGAAGAAGCAAGAACACGCAAGAAAAAAATCATTCTTATTTTCTGGTATTCGTTAA
- a CDS encoding Franean1_4349 family RiPP, translating to MSQSEVERVIGRAVTDPEFRQALIDNAREACKEYDLTEEELDALEKLDNTSLQAFAMTLDQRLSKRGGTGLM from the coding sequence ATGTCTCAGTCGGAAGTTGAACGAGTGATTGGGCGCGCAGTGACCGACCCAGAGTTTCGCCAGGCATTGATCGACAATGCGCGCGAGGCATGCAAGGAATACGACCTGACCGAAGAAGAACTCGACGCACTCGAGAAATTGGACAACACCAGCCTCCAGGCGTTCGCCATGACCCTTGATCAGCGGTTGTCGAAACGCGGCGGCACGGGGTTGATGTGA